The genomic region GTTCTAGTAAACCAGACTGAAACAGCGAGATTTGAAAAACACGAAACCAGCGAGATACCCATTTTTTGGAATTCAGTCGTATCACGGTGCAAAACACGTCTGCCCGCGGCCGCGACGACCTCTGCAGGCCGCTGCGCGACCCTCTGCGTTCGCGTGGGCTCTATAGAGTCCACCGTCGCGGTCGCGGTAGGCACGGTCGACGAAATACCACGAGCACGCTTTTAACACGAACACGACGCGTCAACATAAGTCAGTGATGACGGCAACAGTGCCAAGTCGATCTTCAGCAACACGGacgcgacgacgacgaccgAGCCTAGATACCTCACGATACATAGTCACGATACAGCAGCCGATGGGTGTCCTGCCAGCCTATCAAACCCCTAACGACATTTGCGACGTCCCGTATCGACGAGCCCTCGAACAGAACCGCACCATCTCCCTCGCGAGCTCAACACTAGAGACTAGGCAGGCTGTGACTAGTGCCACACTAAAAATCAGCGAGGTGAGCCATCACGTGGAGCAGATGTTCGCCCAGTAGGCCAGGAGTACGACGAGCTTCACGAAGCTAGCTATATACACATCGGTAGAGTAAGCTGCGATCGCCGTGAGAGAGCCAGAGCGGTGAGACGGGCGCCGGTGCGCAAGGACGCTCGATTGAGGATACACTATGGCACCATCGCGCTGGGCGACTAGGTGGTAGAGGGTGGGAGGACGCGAGACCGCGTCGCGCGTGATACAGGGATTCTGTGCTTCAGATAGAGGCGGCCGGCCGGCCTGTTAGACACGTTTTCGTGAGTGGTGGTTTTAGGGTGTGCGACTACGCCGACCCACACAAAAATAAGCGGTGTCGACTACTGCGTACAGTAGATCTGATCTCTCGTGAGTAACGTCTGTCCACGTGTGCCGAGACGCACGGTGTGCCGAGACACTTATCTCCGGATTCAGATAAATCTCGACATACTACTATGCTCGCTTTCTCGAGTGGATCAATTCCTTCCCAGACCACAGACGCACGTTCTGACTTGTAGTAAAAGTATATAAGCCTAAGATGGTGCAGGAATATCACGAAGGCTGAGTACGACGCCCAAATCACTTACTTACGAGGCTGCTTTCTCTATGCACCCAAGTCATTTAAGCACAAGCCAGAGACGCTCCGTAGCGTAGATGCCGCTCCATTGGTAGAAGTACAAATCTTCGGCGTCGCCGCATCATATTATGAAGATGCAGTGCTACGGAGTTATTTCTTATAGATGTCCATACTCGGCTGCGTAATTCGTGGGACATCTGATCACAATGGCTTTGCATAAGCTAAGCATAGTATAGAGTTATCGGCTAACGTCTACTAGGCTTAGCTTGCTACACGGATGAGAGACCAATATAACTTAGATCATACTCGTGTTGCTATTGTAATGATCCACTATCGTCTGTCACGCCCGTAGGGCGTGTTGGCCGGCTTAACGCAAATCACGTGTTCAACACAAACCTCATTTGATTAGTTCAACTACATCGTGTATCTGCTGCTGTATAGACATCCAATAGACTATCACATTCTTAAATGAGGTAGCCATACCCCTATGCTCATACCTTGGCCGCTATAAGCGACGAATAGTCGCCAGCCTGTGCTTGTAATCGGCCTCAGTAGCAATACGAGTCTTGCGTTGCAACAGGGCTAGTTCATCCTCTTTACGTTGTGCCACTGCACTACGTGCCTCACATGCCTTCATAACACCTCCAAGTTGTAGCCTACGCCTCTTGTCTGCCTTGCGAGCATTGCGTTGTCTGTGGACTGCGTTGTAACCATCCAATTCTTAGACTGCTTGCGTATGGGCCATAGACTGGATCTAAGCTCCCTTCAGCAGTGGGAGCAACTACTGGCGTAGATGGTCATCCATAGGCTGGGCCAGTATTGCGTCACACTGTCTCTTTAAGCCCCTTACGGTTGTAGGAGTCGTACGCTCTGCTGGATGGATTACTAGTGGTGTTTTGGGTCGTGAAGCACGTTCAACCTAGGCACGAATAGGGCCTAACACCACTTCTAGATTATATGGCCAGATACCAGTCTTCTTGAAGGCTGATAAGATGGTACTACGCTTCATAGCAAGCGCTCCGAATGTCTCAAAGTCTGCTAAGAAAGCGAGCCGGTCATAATCCTTAATACTAAAGCGAGCAGCCTAGTCTACGGCTTCCCCGTGATAGTGCTTATAGGGTTGAAATACGACCACATCCAGAGGTTGTAACACGGCCGTTGCATGTGAAGGAAGCCCAAACGGAATGATCAGGTTGTTGTCGCAGTAATTAATGAATTCCTTCGTGCAGTGTGATCCGTGGTTATCTATTATAAGGAGCCTTCGAGAGCCTGTCATGGTACGCCTTGAGAACTCATTAAAGTGCTCAACCCAGCACAACGCAAGCTGGTCGTTAGTGTAGCCGGACTCTAACACTCCTACGAGGGTGTCATCGTGCAGGTATTTGTACCAGCTGCCCATATGACGCTTGCTAGTCAGTACTAGCATAGGAGGGATCTTTTCCCCTCCTGCTGAGATGGCCTCTATCACTGTGAGGCTCTCTCTGTTAGTACTGTTTAGTAGGCGTGCTTCGCGATTGGGACACTCAGTAAGGACATATTTAGCCTTGGCTATGCCCACTCTGAAGCTAGACTCATCCATGTTCCATATATCAGAGGGTTGTATGCCATGCTCTTCACAGATCGCGTGGTACTTCTCGTACCACGATGTTAGATCACCTAGCTCTTCTGCCACTGCTCTTGAAAGCTCTTGAGGCTTCTGTCGACGCTTGAACCAtgtgggattcctgtctctcCATCTCTCAGCCCAGTGCGCGCTAACCTGAGGTGGTGGAGTGTTAGGATCGGTATGGCATTGCTTAAGGATCGAATTTGCTGCGAGTGCGACCATGCGCAGCCGTGGAGACATGCTACACGCGTCCAATCGACGTAGATACTGCACCAACACCTCCTCCTACTTGTCTGTCAACTTCCGGTTGGTAGGGTCGCGTGTGGACTTGCTGGCGCGTCCATGGATGCGTGCGTAGAGGCGTGGATAAGGGACGTCGAATAACTAGCAAACGTGGGTGAGGGGAGCTCCATGTGGCAGCCCATGGTGATATTCGATAGCCTCCGCAATGCGGTCCTTAATAGCATGGTAATCGGACGACATGTTGTGATGCTATAGTGATAATAAGATGAATAGAGACTACGCGTAAAGAGGTTTGTGTTGAACACGTGATTTGCGTTGAGCCGGCCAACACGCCTACGGCGTGACTATGGATCATTGCTTGCAACACGAGTACCGACCGGATCAACAAGCTTGCCTTATACCCAATATATCTCTAGGTCTTTCAACAACGATGACGACCCCCTTTTAGTGCTGGAGTAACACAGTGTATTTTGGTCCGACAGCTCTGGCCGTTCTGTTTCGGGCAAAGATCGCATGTGAAATACCCACTGTGAGAATCAATGCCATTTACGAGACATCGACCAGTGTTCCCGAAAAAGCATTCGCAACCATCATATTCCGCGCATCTCTTCTCCCCACCGTCCGAAAGGCCATCGCACGTTTTCGGGTCGAAAGTTGAGACGGCGATCGATGGTAAGAGTAGGATTGCGATGACGCGGAGCATTGCTAAACACATTAGCAAAAGACACGTATGCGAATAGTAACATCGAGTAGACCTTACTAATACAGTCTTGATAGTTAATGATCTCTAGAAATGTAGATAGCGTGGCGTTGTAACGGCTAAATAGCTACACTGTGTTAATGTACAACTAAATTGTAGTTGTAGAAGGAGACGTACCGTATCGTATAAACGCGTGTATGGTTAAGAAGGAGATTTAGATCTTGGACTTTCTGTACTTATATGTAAGCGGAGTAGGATGAGGGTATGGCATATGTTGTGCGTTGTTATTATTAGGGGATCGGTAGGGGGAGCAGATGTTGGTATGAGATGTGCGGTACGGCAGTTAGAATGCTGGTAGCGGTTAAAAAATCTTAGAAACCTTAATACGAGGGAGAGACAACAGTCAAGTTAGCACGCATCGGACAGAGAAAGAGGCCCACCTCCACGGCCGGCTGCTTCCGCTGTCGATGCTGCTGAGCGCGTTCTCACCCATTACAAGGCTTTACCCAACAACGAGACAATAACGAAACGTTCAGACCCTTCACATCGAGGCCGAGGGCCGATTCGAGAAACAGCAATAAAACTCGTGTTGTGCGTCTAAAATCGTCTGAATACTGCCGTATGCTGACGGGTCTGAGAAGTGCGGATGGGCGCGTTTCTGTGTCCGATGCGTAGTTAGCAGAAGTGGTCTGACATACATTGAAGCACGGACGGGCCGCCGCCTAGCCGCTCTGTATTAGACTGCGAACCCTTGCTGCCCGAGACTTTCTGCGCACATTCGCTCTAGGAGCGAAACACTTCTAATATACATACGCTTACTGTCAACACTTTCGTTATAATATCTAGACATTGTACGCTTCTTATAGAATAATCGCGCGCGAAGGTAGCATCTATCGAGCAATCTAGAGGATTGTAAATGCCTCGAATATATTACGAAAGTATACTAATTATAGTTCTACTAAAGCGAGGCCGCTACAAGCGGCGTTTCGTTCCAGCGCGTTATAAGCTAGTTCTGTAATAATACTAGTATAGACCCGAatagtagctatctatatTTAAATACGACTCTCTCTATAGAGACAACCTTAGCTTCTTCGCTTATAAAGAATATATCGAACTTACTACTTCTTAATTTAGGCTCAATACTTAGTACACACCTTCTAGTCTACAAatatatacccttatatattaAGCTGAGTAATACAATAGGTTTAAAAGGAattatatagcgtagtagatactatagaTAAAATAAGTAGTAGTAGGAGACAaatacctatagtagttatTATTGTATTAGTTAAGGAAGAGTAGATAGATAAAGGTAAACTTTACTCCTCTTATAATTACGTAACTATATTATGTAATTATGTTATATATTACATCTTATTTAATATATAATATCTAGCTAGTTACTACTTCCTTAGGACTATACTTCTTAATATTATATTTGATAGACTAGTATAAGTAACTTATAGTTAGTAACTTAGTAGTAAGGTCGTAGTTCTTTAGTTAACTAGGTACTATCCTATATACTAATTTATCTATTATAGTACGAGCCTAGctagatatatataggtaacgTCGCATTAGAAGTAAACTATAGAGAAACCTATAAAGTAGTACTACATTACTATCGCTATTAGCCTATTACTACTAGTATAAGAGGTATCGTTTCAAACTAGAGATACCTTACTTTTACTATATAGCGCCTTCGTGTTAGGTTTGGTATAACCTAATGATATCACAAGATCAGAAGACCAAGCTCAATCGGGTTTGTTCTCGGGCCGATGGGAAGTTGAGGGAGGGTGATGAAGCAGTAGCTGTCTTGTCTCGCAGAGATCAAGTAGCAGTGAGGCAGAGGTTGTGTTGTGGTGTATTCCAAACAGTGATATTAAACAGTGAGTTGAACGCCTCGAAGCCATAAGGGATTCTCAGCGTTCCTAAATACAAAGGAGATCCCCTTATGCCCAGGGGTATTGCTTTCTTTGCTTTCCATCATTTCTGTGCTTTCTCTAGAAGGCGTACCGAGCGTAGAAATCGCTGCGAGCGAGCTGCAGCGGGAGTGCCCACTAGTTGGCTCGGCACCACGTGATCCGAAATCGGTTGGCTCGTAGGGTCCAGACGACTCGATCCGTAACACCATCCCCCTTCCAGTCTAGCTCGTCCCGAGCTAATCATAAGCTTGCGGGGTCCCTTCTATTCGTAGGTCGTTATGACCGTTTCTTCTCCTTCGCCATGCCAAAGGCGTCCTCTTCAAAACGCTCTTCCTCCGACGATCGCAAGCGTCTTGGAATTTTTATTCGCGCGAACGGCGAAATCATGCCTCGGGCATGCTCGAATTGTCGTCGTCTAGGTCGGGTGTGCAAGGTGCACGTAAGATCAGGTCGCTGCAGCGAGTGCAACATCCACGGGTTGAAGGGTTGTGACATTAAGATCACTGCGTCGGAATGGGAGAGGTTGAGCAAGGAGCGCGCAAAGCTGCTGTCCCAAATTCAAGATGCGCGTCTGGCTTCTGCCGCTGCGATGGATCGGGAGCGCGAGATCGTCGCGCGGGCTCGCGAGGCCACATCAACGGCTTTAGCGAAGGAGGAGCGGCTGGCGAAACAGCTGGAGCTGTTGGATCGTCGTGCGGATAATGCAGTGTCGGTTGCGGAGGCCAACGCTCTGGAGGCGGAGGCTGAGGAGCGCTCGTTATCATCTCTTCCGGAGGGGGTAGCTTCCCTGGGTCCCGAGCTTGCTTTGTCTCCATTTACTTGGGCAAACGACCCGTCCCTGGATTCCTCAGATTTCTTTGCTGGCGTCTCTGGGACCCTCCGGTTCGATCCTTCTTTATTTGTTGATCCTGGCGGAAGTGTCGCAGGAGCTGGCAGCAGTTCGTGAGGTTTTCTTCTGGCTCCCAGGTATTTTCTGATTCGTCGTATCCTTTCCATTTGACAAGGTATTTCTGACCCTTCTTGTCTAGGATTCTTTCGACTTCGAATTCGTCTTCTGCTTCCGGCTCGAAATGGAAGCTTTCTTGGCAAGGTGTTTTGGCGTCTGCGGGTTCCAGCTTGGAGATGTGGAAGACTGGATGGATTTTGGCGTCAGGTGGTACTCGTAACCGGTAGTTGACTGGTCCTACGACTTTATCGATGAAAAATGGTCCGACCTTAACATGATCCAGCTTCTTGGTCTGTCTTCTCGTTCTCAGGTTTTTTGTGAGGAGATAGACCTTATCCCCCTTTTTTAGTAGAGGTGCCATTTTTCTTTGGTTTTGCCGTTGCTGAGACAATTTTTGTTGTGCATCTTCGATCGCTTTGCGTGCTTCTTTGTGCACCTCCTTGAGAGTCTCCGTCGTCACGATTGCTCTCTCGGCTTGTGGGTGAGATCCAGGTGTTCCGAACAGGTTAGGATCTTTGCCAAAGTTCGCATAGAATGGCGTCGTTGAAGTTGTCTCTGATTTGTGGTTGTTTAGTGCAATCTGCGCCACTGGCAGTAGTGAAACCCAGTTGTCTTGTGCGTAGTTAATGTAGTGTCTTAGGTATTGTTCCAGCGTTTGGTTCGTTCTTTCTGTTTGTCCATCGGTCTCTGGATGATATGCTGTTGACAACTTGTGCTTGATCCCGATCGTTCCCATAAGTGTTTTCCAGTAGTTGGACGTGAAGAGCTTATCTCTGTCCGTGATGAATGTTTCCGGGAATCCGTGGTATCGGATCAATCTGTCTAGTACGAGGTATCCGAGCTGCTCTGCTGTATATGTCTCCGATGCAGGAATGAAGTGTGCATATTTTGTGAGTCTGTCGACCATGACCAGTATCATGTCGTACGTTTGTTTCGTGACTTGGTCTTTCGACAATGGGAGCTTTGTAATAAAGTCCATTGTAACTTCGTCCCATGGTTTCGTCGGTGGTGTCCTGAACTGTAGGTGACCGTACTTGGCGTGTCTCGCAGCTTTGTTTTGTTGGCAGTGTACGCATTGCTTAATGTAGCGTAATACTTTTTGTCTCATTTGTGGGAATGAGAAGCTACGTTGTATAAGGTCAACCGTCTTCGTAGTTCCAGGGTGTCCATAAGTTGGCTCGTCGTGATGTTGTTGTATACACTCTTCTTCTCGGTCCTTCGGTACTTGGTATTTTCCTTGCGATATAGGGAACTGTTCTTCCTTGTCGCCTAGGATCTGTACGATGTTGTTGAACTCTTTCGTGTTGGCACTAAGACTTCCATCGGGGTTCGTCTTAAGTATCTTGTGTTGCACTGGTTCTTTTCCTTCCATGTAGTCGCTTCGTCGGCTCAACGCGTCTGCGCGGCCATTCTCTGTTCCTGGAGTGTATTTGATTTCAAACTTGTACTGTCCTAGCAGCTCCGACCAGCGGGCTTGTCTTCGGGTAAGTTCTTTCGTCGTCGTGAAGTACGTAAGATTCTTGTGGTCTGAAAGAATCGTTAACTTCGGTGGGCCCTCGACGTACACTCTCCAATGTTGCATGGCAGCAACAATGGCTAGAAGCTCTTTGTCATGGATGTCGTAGTTCTGTTCCGCTGTGGTCATTTTTCGGGAATAATAGGCCACTGGGTGTCGTTTCCCCTCGTGTGTCTGTGTAAGACATGCGCCTATTGCCATATCGGACGCGTCGGTCTCGATGTGGACTTCCTTACTACCATCGAATAGTCGAAGCGTTGGGGCTGAAGCGCATTGTTCCTTGAGTTTCGTGAACGCTTCATGTTGTTCCTTTCCCCATTTCCAGCTGACGTCTTTTCTTGTAAGCATCGTCATTGGTGTTGCTGTCTTTGAGTAGTCCTTGATGAATTTCCGGTTGTAGTTGGCGAGTCCAAGGAACGATTGTACTTCCTTGACTGTCTTTGGTTCTGGCCATTCTCTGATTGACTGTGTTTTCGCAGGATCGATGGTGATTCCTGTTGTGCTGATGATGAAGCCTAAAAACTTGACTTGCTTCTTGTGGAACTCGCATTTCTCGGGTGCCGTCTTGAACCCGGCTCTGGTGAGTCGTTCGAAGACGTCCTGAACTTGCTTGGTGTGCTCCTGGAGGGATCCTTTTGTGTAGACCAGTATATCGTCCATGTACGCAATGACGCACACGTCGAGCAGGTCTCTAAGCGTTTCGTTGACAAGGTCCTGGCAGGATGCGGGTGCGTTGGTCAGTCCCATAGGCATGACCAAGAACTCGTAGAGTCCATATCTTGTTCTGAAGGCGGTTTTCCATTCTTCTCCAGCTGCCATTCGTATCGCGTAGAAGGCATCTCGTAGGTCAATCTTCGTGTACCAGTCCGATCCGGTTAATC from Fulvia fulva chromosome 10, complete sequence harbors:
- a CDS encoding Ecp31, which gives rise to MLRVIAILLLPSIAVSTFDPKTCDGLSDGGEKRCAEYDGCECFFGNTGRCLVNGIDSHSGYFTCDLCPKQNGQSCRTKIHCVTPALKGGRHRC